DNA from Corallococcus soli:
CCCAGTCGCGCACGACGCAGGAGGAGCCCGGCGCGGTGGGCCCGGTGGCTCCTGGCCAGGAGGTGGCGCTCCAGCATGCGCGACTCCAGCGCAGGGACCGACTCCAAGGGATGCGGGAAGCCCGGGACCTGCGCCGACGCGTCCCCGCGCGGGTGGCCCAGGTGGAGGCACGCGCCATCCTCGCCGCGAATCAGGTGCGGCGCCGAGAGGCGTGGCGCGCGGCATGGCGACGGGGGGCGATGGGAGTCCTCTTCCTGCTGGCCCTGGTGTCGCTGGCCTGGGGCCTGGGTGCCTTCCGGAAGCAGGGGCCGCCCCCTGTCTCCGTCAACGTCCAGGGCACGTCGGGCACACGGCCTGCATCAACCCCGATGGCGCGGTCGCCAACGCCCGACCAAGCTGCCGCGCCCGGGGCGGCCCCTTCTTCCCTCGCGCCGCGCCCGCCGGAGAAGAACGCCATGACCGTCCCCTTGAAGCAGGACCGCGCATCCCGCGCACGCTCACTCGCCCGAGGCTGCACGCTGGCCGTCGGCGCGGCCTCCACCCTGGCGGCCTGCGCTGGCACCCCCGTGCGCCCCGAACCCCAGCGCTGTCCCCAGGCCGCCCTGGACGCGATGAAGGAATTGAGGATGCACAGGGATGCCAAGGCGGGAATCACGCTCGACGTCCGCTACCCCTGGCGGGCGGATGCCGAGGAGCTCACCGTGAAGGACGGCGACATCGTCAGCGTCCAGAAGAGTCGACTGGGGCGTCTCCCTGAGGGCACCCTGCTCTATGGACGGCTGTGGACGGGCGGGGAGAAGGTCGTCGGCCACTACACCCGGGCGGAGACACCCGATGGCCACACCTATCCGGTCTGCATCGTCCTGGGGAACCGGGAGGATGGGGGCTGGTGGAAGAGCCCCCGCTCCAAGCCCGGCGCCACCGTCGTGAACCGCTCCATCGGCGTCACCGTCGTGGAGGCCTTCCCCTGACGCCCCGCTCCCAGGTCCTTGGTGCTCGTCACCCACCCCACGGCATGAAATCCTCCGCGTGTGATTGAACTTGAGACCCTCGCCGCGTTCGAGCGACACCTCCACGCGGGACTCCCGCTCTCCCACGTCGTCATCCAGGGGCTGGACCTGCGGCGCTACACCCGCGAGCTGTCCACCCTGGAGCTGGTGGGCACCGTCTTCCTGGGCTGTGAGCTGGAGAAGGAGGCCCTGAGCGCGGCGCTCGCGCACGGGGCGCTGGTGTTCCCGCCGCTCTCGGGGCTCCCGTACCAGCCCTACCGGGGGAGCCTCTATTCGCCGGAGGAGCTGTACGCGGGCTTCGACCCCTCGCGGCCGGAGACCTACGCCGACACGCCGGACGCCCGCGTCTACGCGCACTGGGCCGCGCATGGCCGGGGCAACGCCCCCACGCTGCTGGAGACGCTGTCGCAGCGGCTGCACGACCACGCCGTCACGGACGCCATGGAGGACCTGCTCCTGGCGGAGGGAGGCAAGCGCAAGGTGGTGGCCATCATGGGCGGCCACTCCATGAAGCGCGGGCAGCCCGACTACCGCTCGGTGGCGATGCTGGCCCGGGAGCTGTCCCGCCAGGGCTTCTTCATGGTCAGCGGCGGCGGCCCCGGCGCCATGGAGGCCACGCACGTGGGCGCGTGGTTCGCGCGGCGCACCGAGGCGGAGCTGGACGCGGGGCTCGCCCTGCTGGCCCAGGCCCCCAGCTACACGGACCGCGAGTGGCTCTCCCGCGCCTTCGACGTGCGCCGCGCCTTCCCCCTGCGCGACGAGGACCGGCCCTGGTGCGACAGCCTGGGCATCCCCACCTGGCACTACGGGCACGAGCCCCCCAACCCCTTCGCCACCCACATCGCCAAGTACTTCGCCAACAGCGTGCGCGAGGACGGCCTGCTCACCATCGCCCGGGGCGGCATCGTCTACGCCCCCGGCAGCGCGGGCACCATCCAGGAGATCTTCCAGGACGCCTGCCAGAACCACTACAACTCCGTGGGCGTCATCAGCCCGATGATCTTCCTGGGCACCGAGTTCTGGACGCGGACCCGGCCCGTGTACCCGCTGCTGGCCCAGCTGGCCCAGGGCCAGGAGTACGCGCGCTACCTGATGCTCACCGACTCCCAGGAGGAGGTCGTCCAGGCCCTGGTGGCATACGACCGCGCCCGGGTCCTCCCCGGGTGACGCCAGGGGCGGAACGCGCCCGCCCGGGAAAAATGCGCCCCGGACGACCCGGGTCCCGGGGTCCTTGCGTATCTCCTTTTCAGAGGGGCCAGGAGTGGCCGGGCGCGGGGCCCGGCCGGGGCCCGCGCACCACCCCGGAGCGTCCGCGTGTTGCCAGGAACCGAGCGGTCCGTCTTGGAGGCCTTCCGGCGGGGGGACACCCCCGTCCTCACCCAGGTCTACCGCGCCTACTCACCGGAGGTGCTGCGCTACCTGTCGCGCCGCTTCTCCGTGCGCTCGGAGGCGGGCATGCGGTCGGTGGCGCTGACGCCGCTGGACCTGGACGCGGCCCACCAGGAGACCTTCGTGCGGGCCTTCCGGCCCCACATGCGCCAGGCCTACGACGGGGTGCGCCCCTACCTGGGCTTCCTGCTCACGGTGGCCCGCTCCACCGCCATCGACCTGATGCGCGCCTCCGGCCGGGTCGCCCGGGAGGCCATCCCGCTGGATGACGCGCCGGAGCTGGTGCACGCCCCCGACGACAGCCGCAGCCCGGAGGAGGAGGCCCTGAGCTCCGAGGTCCGCACCCTGGTGCGCCGCTTCCTGGACGCCCTGCCCGACGAAGGCCGCGCCCTGGCCCAGCTTCGTTTCATGGACGGCCTGTCCCAGGAGTCCGCCGCCGACCAGCTGAAGCTCACCCGCGGCGAGGTGCGGGTGCGCGAGCGCAGGTTGCGGGTGCAGTTCACCGAACACCTGAAGGACTCGGGCTGGTTGGACAGTGACGTCGCGCCGGGGCGCCTGGAGCTGGGCGCCCTGCTGGCCACGATGGCCCTGTGCGCCATCCCATTCGGGAGCCTCCCATGAAGTGGTACGAACGCCATGTGGACGCGGGGCTGACGCGCTGGTCCCTGGGGGAGCTGTCCGCCCCCGAATCCTCGCGCCTGCTGCGCCACGCCCACGCCTGCGCCCGCTGCGGCAGCCGGTACAACAAGTGGGCCAGTGCCCACCGCGTCTTCGAGTCCGGCCAGCCGGCCACGCCCACCGCCGTGGAGCTGGAGACGCTCACGGTCGCGGGCCTGGAGGCCGCCCTGGGCGCCGCCGTCCCCGCCGATGCCGCCCAGGCCCGCTGGCCCACCCTGGCGGTGCTGGGCGCCACGCTCGCGGCCCTGTTCCTCGCGGTGGTGGTGACGCCCGCCTCCGTGGGCCCCACCGCCACCGAACCCACCGAACCCGAGTGGAGCCCCCGGGGCGTCGTCCACGACCCCGCGCCGCCCACCACGCCCCTGGCGCAGCCCGTGCTGCGCATCTTCTGCGCCATCCCCGGGCAGCCGCTGCGTGAGCTGAGGGGCGGGACGGCGTGCGCGCCGGGCGCCACGCTGGCCTTCGCCGCGAGCGCCCGTCCTCCCTTCACCCACGTCGCGGTGCGGGTGGGCGCCGGCCCGAGGGGAGAAATCCATGGGCCCTTCCCCCTGAGCGGCAAGGCCGGCGAGGAGCGCCCCCTGGAGCTGACCGTCGCCCTGCCCGAGACGTCGTCCGACATGCCCGAGGTCACCGCCTCGTTCTCCGCCGACCCGGACGCCGCCCTGGCGGCCCTGCGTGGCGGGACGACGGTGGGGGTGGTGGTGCTCAGGCAGGAGGTCCGGGTAGAGGAAGGTCCATGAAGAAGCTGGAGATGCTCCTTGGGGCGGCCCTGCTGATGGCGGCTCCGGAGGCATTGGCGGACACGGTGCGGCGGGCGCTCGTCATCGCCCACAACGGCAGCGACGACCCGGCCCTGGCGCCCCTGCGCTACGCGGACGACGACGGCGTGCTGTGGGCGGAGACGCTCAAGCGCCTGGGCGTGGAGACCACGCTGCTGGTGGATCCGGACGAGGCCACGCGGCTGTCGGGCAGCCTGGTGCTGAAGTCCGCGCGGGCGCCCACGCGCGCGGCGGTGGACCAGGCGGTGAAGCGGCTCCAGGCGGCGTCGCTCGCGGACCGCGCCGCGGGGCGCCAGACGGACGTGCTCATCGTCTACGTGGGCCACGGCAATACGGACGACGCGGGCCGCTCCTACTTCACGCTCGCGGACGCGCGCCTGGACCGGACCAACCTCTATTCGGAGGTCGTGGATCCGCTGGGCGCGGACTACGTGCACGTCATCGCGGACGCGTGCCGCGCGTCGGGCGTGGTGGGCCGCCGGGGGGGCACGCCGGACGCGGCGGTGCTGGCGGAGCTGCGCGGGGTGCTGGCGCGGGAGCAGCTGGCGTCGCGGCCCCACGTGGGCGCCCTCTTCGCGGAGAGCGACGACGGGGAGACGCACGAGTGGTCGCGCATCCGCGCCGGCGTCTTCAGCCACGTCGCGCGCTCCGGGCTGCTGGGCGGCGCGGACATCAACGGCGACGGGCAGGTGGAGTACAGCGAGCTGGCCGCGTTCGTCGCCGCGTCGCTGCACGGGGTGAAGGGCATGCCCGCGCGGCTGTCGGTGAACGCCTTCGCGCCCACGGCCTCGCCCCGCCGTCCGCTGGTGGGCCCCGCGCCGGAGGGGCCCCAGGTCACCTTCCCCGCGGGCTTCGAGTACGCGCGCCTGTCCGTGGAGGACGCGGACGGCAAGCGGCTGGTGGACGTGCGGCGCTCGCCGCAGCAGTGGACGCAGATTCTGCTGCCGCCGCGCGACGTGTACTGGGTGCGCGCGCCGAACGCGGAGGCCCGCGTCACGCTGGCGGAGCTGGGCTCCGGGACGCCGGAGCTGCGCCCCCGGGAATTGCAGGAGCGCGGGCCCGCGGAGGAGGCGCTCCGGCGCGGGCTGTTCGCCGTGCCGTTGGACCGGTCCTTCTATGACGAGTACGTGGTCGCCGCGGGCCTGGTGCCGGTGGACTTCACGAACTTCCATCCGTCCGTCGCGGGGGGCCTGATGCCCCGGCTGGCCGCGCCGTCGTCCGGCCCGGGCTCGGCGTGGGAGCTGGGCCTGGGCGCGGGGCGCTCGCCGCTGGGGCTGGCGAGCTTCGCCACCGGGCCCAGCCTGTCGTGGCGCAACCCGACCTCCGTGCACCTGCTGTACTACGGCGTGCGCGGGGCCTACGGCGTGACGCCGCTCGCGGCCCGGGACGGCATCCGCCTGCACCGCTTCACGCTGGAGGGATTGGTGGGCCTGCAGAACCCCGCGCGCACGCCGCTGTTCGCGGAGGTGGGCGTGGGCTGGGGGCTGCTGGGCCTGACGGCGCCGGGCTTCCGCCAGGCGGATCCCACGATGCTCACCTCGCGCCTGGCCGCGGGCGTCACCGGGCGGCTCGCGGGCATGAGGTTGCGGCTGTCGGCCCAGGTGGGCCTGGACCGCGTCACCGCCAACGGGCGGACGGGCGCGGATCCGCAGTACGGCCTGGAAGTCACCCTCCGGCGCTAGCGGACGCGGGCCGTCGGGCCCGACCGTGTCCGTGTGTCGTGCGCCGGCCCGCGCACGCCGCGCCCACACCCGAGCCCCTGACGGTCGTCCCGTTCCATGCCCCGTTCGTTCCTCCTGCACGTCGTGCTGTCGAGCACCGCCATGTCCGCGGTCCTGATG
Protein-coding regions in this window:
- a CDS encoding serine/threonine protein kinase: MDVAPLLVLSVDALPPGTRVGGWEVLRRLAAGGYGTVYAVRREGRPRAREHALKLARHFDSPWFSREAEILSRLRHAGVPRLMTSGAWRPGAGSYPFLVMEHVEGESLYAWSSARNPTAREVGALLAQAAGVLAFAHQRGVLHRDFKGDNVRIQPGGRLKLLDWGAGWHPEAMPLTGTGQLPPGTAHYYSPQLHFWRASAHPSHAPLYSVADELYAVGVAFHRLLTETYPTSALGAEGFRLEEGRAAPSVSLINPRVPRALASLIHRLLAFEPDARPPNASALASEIRSLLAQADADWDVPLFDWAPPRSPQSRTTQEEPGAVGPVAPGQEVALQHARLQRRDRLQGMREARDLRRRVPARVAQVEARAILAANQVRRREAWRAAWRRGAMGVLFLLALVSLAWGLGAFRKQGPPPVSVNVQGTSGTRPASTPMARSPTPDQAAAPGAAPSSLAPRPPEKNAMTVPLKQDRASRARSLARGCTLAVGAASTLAACAGTPVRPEPQRCPQAALDAMKELRMHRDAKAGITLDVRYPWRADAEELTVKDGDIVSVQKSRLGRLPEGTLLYGRLWTGGEKVVGHYTRAETPDGHTYPVCIVLGNREDGGWWKSPRSKPGATVVNRSIGVTVVEAFP
- a CDS encoding LOG family protein, whose amino-acid sequence is MIELETLAAFERHLHAGLPLSHVVIQGLDLRRYTRELSTLELVGTVFLGCELEKEALSAALAHGALVFPPLSGLPYQPYRGSLYSPEELYAGFDPSRPETYADTPDARVYAHWAAHGRGNAPTLLETLSQRLHDHAVTDAMEDLLLAEGGKRKVVAIMGGHSMKRGQPDYRSVAMLARELSRQGFFMVSGGGPGAMEATHVGAWFARRTEAELDAGLALLAQAPSYTDREWLSRAFDVRRAFPLRDEDRPWCDSLGIPTWHYGHEPPNPFATHIAKYFANSVREDGLLTIARGGIVYAPGSAGTIQEIFQDACQNHYNSVGVISPMIFLGTEFWTRTRPVYPLLAQLAQGQEYARYLMLTDSQEEVVQALVAYDRARVLPG
- a CDS encoding RNA polymerase sigma factor, whose protein sequence is MLPGTERSVLEAFRRGDTPVLTQVYRAYSPEVLRYLSRRFSVRSEAGMRSVALTPLDLDAAHQETFVRAFRPHMRQAYDGVRPYLGFLLTVARSTAIDLMRASGRVAREAIPLDDAPELVHAPDDSRSPEEEALSSEVRTLVRRFLDALPDEGRALAQLRFMDGLSQESAADQLKLTRGEVRVRERRLRVQFTEHLKDSGWLDSDVAPGRLELGALLATMALCAIPFGSLP
- a CDS encoding caspase family protein, encoding MKKLEMLLGAALLMAAPEALADTVRRALVIAHNGSDDPALAPLRYADDDGVLWAETLKRLGVETTLLVDPDEATRLSGSLVLKSARAPTRAAVDQAVKRLQAASLADRAAGRQTDVLIVYVGHGNTDDAGRSYFTLADARLDRTNLYSEVVDPLGADYVHVIADACRASGVVGRRGGTPDAAVLAELRGVLAREQLASRPHVGALFAESDDGETHEWSRIRAGVFSHVARSGLLGGADINGDGQVEYSELAAFVAASLHGVKGMPARLSVNAFAPTASPRRPLVGPAPEGPQVTFPAGFEYARLSVEDADGKRLVDVRRSPQQWTQILLPPRDVYWVRAPNAEARVTLAELGSGTPELRPRELQERGPAEEALRRGLFAVPLDRSFYDEYVVAAGLVPVDFTNFHPSVAGGLMPRLAAPSSGPGSAWELGLGAGRSPLGLASFATGPSLSWRNPTSVHLLYYGVRGAYGVTPLAARDGIRLHRFTLEGLVGLQNPARTPLFAEVGVGWGLLGLTAPGFRQADPTMLTSRLAAGVTGRLAGMRLRLSAQVGLDRVTANGRTGADPQYGLEVTLRR